Proteins encoded together in one Anguilla anguilla isolate fAngAng1 chromosome 9, fAngAng1.pri, whole genome shotgun sequence window:
- the LOC118236471 gene encoding ubiquitin carboxyl-terminal hydrolase 37-like encodes MNATLQSLFSLQIFSQDIRGEEGCWRSNLTALLKCLADLHSARASHSRQKISLLKTLKQTIATNFSDFCGTEQQDAHEFLSVLLSQLKEEGVSLRTREGLHPYTCSIEANFEFDLLTTRTCLSCGEKVRRTESYNCLSVDLVPGGSVQDSLALYFKGYEVECRCQWCSGQLATVEPTLQSLPRVLVVQLKRFSFNSRGNLVKLHDRLHISPQLSLQVHSTANVRLPGTAKPHLTHGDFCETYPSPGGAVPFAE; translated from the exons ATGAACGCAACCCTCCAGAGTCTCTTCAGTCTCCAAATTTTCTCCCAGGACATCAGGGGAGAGGAAGGCTGCTGGAGGTCAAATCTGACAGCTTTACTGAA gtgccTTGCAGATCTGCACTCAGCAAGGGCCAGTCACAGCAGGCAAAAAATCAGCCTGCTGAAAACCTTAAAACAGACCATCGCGACGAACTTCAGCGACTTCTGTGGGACCGAGCAGCAG GACGCTCATGAGTTCCTCAGTGTTCTCCTGTCCCAGCTTAAAGAGGAGGGGGTTTCCCTGAGGACAAGGGAGGGGCTGCACCCCTACACCTGTTCCATCGAGGCAAATTTTGAATTTGACCTCCTGACCACCAGAACGTGCCTCAG CTGCGGGGAGAAGGTGCGTAGAACGGAGTCCTACAACTGCTTGTCTGTGGACTTAGTCCCTGGGGGCTCCGTACAAGACAGTTTGGCCCTCTACTTCAAG GGCTATGAGGTAGAGTGTCGGTGCCAGTGGTGCTCTGGGCAGTTGGCCACTGTGGAGCCAACGTTACAGTCACTGCCTCG AGTGCTGGTCGTGCAGCTGAAACGGTTCAGCTTTAACTCCAGAGGGAACCTGGTGAAGCTGCACGATCGTCTGCACATCTCCCCACAGCTCAGCCTGCAGGTCCACAGCACGGCCAACGTTCGCTTGCCAGGGACGGCCAAGCCCCACCTCACCCATGGGGATTTCTGTGAAACCTACCCTTCACCAGGGGGTGCTGTTCCCTTTGCAG AATGA
- the ca4a gene encoding carbonic anhydrase 4a: MHLLLLSAFISSFLKINEGSASDWCYQSQDPCGSRCKGPENWKDSVNGNVCAGKSQSPINIVTKRTLFDDLLTPLKFEGYQNAFNSRMVNNGHSVKVDVATSATISGGNLSSVYKAVQFHLHWGKDGGPGSEHTVDGEQYPMELHIVHMKQHYASLGDALKDPTGVAVLGFFYEESPSANKNYEPFVKALSDVKVTGTNTTIHIQSLSSLLPSPKNLTSYFRYKGSLTTPGCAESVVWTVFEHPILLSADQLKAFSEVKFKDGKPMVDTFRPVQPLHGRKVYRSAGDAVLASATLLAVSVWAALGLSWPN; the protein is encoded by the exons ATGCATCTACTTCTGCTTTCGGCTTTCATTTCATCCTTTTTAAAGATCAACGAGGGTTCAG CTTCCGATTGGTGCTACCAATCCCAGGACCCCTGTGGTTCCCGCTGTAAAG GTCCAGAGAATTGGAAGGACAGTGTAAATGGGAATGTCTGTGCGGGAAAATCTCAGTCTCCCATTAACATTGTGACTAAGAGAACGCTCTTCGATGACCTGCTTACCCCTCTCAAGTTCGAAGGCTACCAGAATGCCTTTAATAGCCGCATGGTAAACAACGGACATTCCG TTAAAGTGGACGTGGCCACCAGCGCCACGATCAGCGGCGGGAACCTGAGCTCGGTGTACAAGGCTGTCCAGTTCCACCTGCACTGGGGCAAGGATGGAGGGCCTGGATCTGAACACACTGTGGACGGGGAGCAGTACCCCATGGAG CTGCACATTGTTCACATGAAACAACATTACGCCTCTTTGGGTGACGCACTTAAAGACCCTACTGGCGTAGCAGTCCTGGGATTCTTCTATGAG GAGTCGCCGAGCGCAAACAAAAATTACGAGCCCTTCGTCAAAGCCCTGAGTGACGTCAAAGTAACCG GAACCAATACGACCATCCACATTCAGTCTCTGAGTTCCCTCCTTCCTTCGCCGAAAAATCTGACCAGCTACTTCCGCTACAAGGGCTCCCTCACCACCCCCGGCTGCGCAGAGTCGGTCGTCTGGACCGTGTTTGAACACCCGATTCTTCTCAGCGCAGACCAG CTCAAGGCCTTCTCCGAGGTTAAGTTCAAGGACGGGAAGCCCATGGTGGACACGTTCAGGCCGGTGCAGCCGCTGCACGGGCGCAAGGTGTACCGGTCGGCGGGCGACGCGGTCCTGGCCAGCGCCACGCTCCTGGCCGTCTCCGTTTGGGCAGCCCTCGGACTGTCGTGGCCCAACTAG